A portion of the Acidobacteriaceae bacterium genome contains these proteins:
- a CDS encoding ABC transporter permease, with product MLRSLGNIFHLGIKEFRSLYRDPAMLILIAWSFSLGIYVAAHAQPETLQRAPVAIVDEDRSQLSMNIIDSIYPPYFNAPTITTQQNADAGMNAGRYTFSVDIPPNFQRDVLAGRSPAVQLNVDATLVSQAFIGAGYLQSIVSGDVTDFARRYRSVEAAPISLEPRMMFNPNLTQSWFSGVMEIINNVTMLSIILTGAALIREREHGTIEHLLVMPLTPFEIMVSKVWSMALVVLLAAAFGLEVMVKGALGVVISGSVPLFLAGVVISLLATTSMGIFLGTIARSMPQFGLLMILILLPLQILSGSLTPRESMPLLVQKIMLVAPTTHFVSLAQAILYRGAGFDVVWPQFLAMLGIAALFFTAALVRFRRSIGSMQS from the coding sequence ATGCTCCGCAGCCTTGGGAATATCTTTCATCTCGGCATCAAAGAGTTCCGGAGCCTGTATCGCGATCCTGCCATGCTGATCCTCATTGCGTGGTCCTTCTCTCTCGGGATCTATGTGGCGGCTCACGCCCAGCCGGAAACGCTGCAACGCGCGCCCGTCGCCATTGTCGACGAGGATCGGTCCCAGCTATCGATGAACATCATCGATAGCATCTACCCTCCCTACTTCAATGCTCCGACAATCACCACGCAGCAGAACGCGGACGCGGGTATGAATGCTGGCCGCTATACCTTCTCCGTGGACATCCCTCCCAACTTTCAGAGGGATGTGCTCGCGGGGCGCTCGCCCGCGGTTCAACTGAATGTAGACGCAACTCTGGTCAGTCAAGCCTTTATCGGTGCAGGCTATCTGCAGAGCATCGTGAGTGGCGATGTCACCGACTTCGCCCGGCGGTATCGTTCGGTCGAAGCAGCCCCTATATCGCTCGAACCGCGCATGATGTTCAACCCTAACCTCACACAGTCCTGGTTTTCCGGCGTGATGGAGATCATCAATAACGTCACGATGCTTTCGATTATCCTTACGGGCGCCGCGCTGATCCGCGAGCGCGAGCATGGAACCATCGAGCACCTGCTGGTGATGCCTCTCACGCCGTTCGAGATTATGGTCTCGAAAGTCTGGTCGATGGCCCTGGTGGTTCTTCTCGCCGCCGCATTCGGACTGGAAGTGATGGTCAAGGGAGCTCTCGGAGTAGTGATCTCCGGTTCCGTGCCGCTGTTTCTTGCCGGTGTGGTGATCAGCCTGCTCGCGACGACCTCCATGGGCATCTTCCTCGGTACGATTGCCCGCTCGATGCCTCAGTTCGGCCTGCTGATGATCCTCATTCTCCTGCCCCTGCAGATCCTCTCCGGTTCACTGACACCACGCGAGAGCATGCCGCTGCTTGTGCAGAAGATCATGCTGGTTGCACCCACCACGCACTTCGTGAGCCTGGCTCAGGCGATTCTTTACCGTGGGGCGGGATTCGATGTTGTGTGGCCACAGTTCCTTGCGATGCTTGGGATCGCCGCTCTCTTTTTTACAGCCGCGCTGGTGCGATTCCGGCGGTCGATTGGATCGATGCAATCATGA
- the rbbA gene encoding ribosome-associated ATPase/putative transporter RbbA yields MAQTSSVVRLQDVTHRYGKTLAAEGVTLDIHEGKMVGFIGPDGTGKSTVLALIAGARKIQSGSVEVLGGSMADSGHRERVCPQVAYMPQGLGKNLYPTLSVLENIDFFGRLFGQSKSERTWHIDELLESTDLSAFRDRPAGQLSGGMKQKLGLCCSLIHDPDLLILDEPTTGVDPLSRRQFWELIDRIRSRRAGMSVIVATAYMEEAERFDWLVAMNAGRVLATGTAAEIRQRTGQTTLDAAFVELLPEQDRQGHHTLVIPPRKPNAEVAIEARDLTRRFGKFTAVDHVTLTVERGEIFGFLGSNGCGKSTTMKMLTGLLPATEGTALLFGKSVSSDIETRRNVGYMSQAFSLYTELTVRQNLVLHAQLFHVPKEQIDGRVDEMVQRFDLASVIDQLPEGLPLGIRQRLSLAVAVIHKPAMLILDEPTSGVDPVARDTFWELMLDLSRSDGVTIFISTHFMNEAERCDRISLMHAGRILTTGTPADLVAKSGQKTLEDTFILYLEQAQTSDAKHDATPETATQPAPTQAGNKTRQHRTFSLQRLLSYAYREALELRRDPIRMTLALGGTLLLMFIIGYGINMDVDNLTFAVLDHDQSAASQDYALNLSGSRYFVEKPPISDYQEMDRRLRSGELSLAIELPPNYGRDLLRGAQPAIGVWLDGSMPQRAETALGYVQGMHGDYLSDLAVHRLGASTAGLYSLETRYRYNPDVESLIAMVPAVIPLLLIFIPSMLTALGVVREKELGSILNLYTTPVTKLEFLLGKQLPYIVVGMINFVLMTLMAVFLFRVPINGSLLALATGAVIYVTASTAFGLLTSTLMESQIAAIFGTAMGTLLPAVQFAGLLNPVSSLSGFGAFIGHIYPTTHFLTICRGAFSKGLSFSDLSGSFFALLATIPVLTIGSVLLLKKQGE; encoded by the coding sequence ATGGCTCAGACCTCTTCCGTGGTGCGCCTTCAAGACGTAACGCATCGTTACGGCAAGACGCTCGCCGCCGAGGGGGTCACGCTGGATATCCACGAAGGAAAGATGGTCGGCTTTATCGGCCCCGATGGAACCGGCAAGTCTACCGTGCTGGCGCTAATCGCAGGAGCACGAAAGATCCAGAGCGGTTCTGTCGAAGTGCTGGGCGGCAGCATGGCGGATAGCGGCCATCGTGAGCGCGTCTGCCCACAGGTTGCGTACATGCCGCAGGGATTGGGAAAAAACCTCTATCCCACGCTCTCTGTGCTCGAAAACATCGACTTCTTCGGGCGCCTCTTCGGTCAATCGAAGTCGGAAAGAACGTGGCACATCGACGAGCTGCTTGAGAGCACAGACTTGTCTGCCTTTCGCGACCGTCCGGCGGGTCAGCTTTCGGGTGGCATGAAGCAGAAACTTGGCCTGTGCTGCTCGCTGATCCATGATCCCGATCTGCTGATCCTCGATGAGCCCACCACCGGCGTCGATCCTCTCTCACGCCGTCAGTTCTGGGAGTTGATCGACCGGATACGCTCGCGTCGTGCCGGCATGAGCGTGATCGTTGCGACCGCTTATATGGAAGAAGCGGAACGCTTCGACTGGCTGGTCGCCATGAATGCCGGCCGCGTTCTGGCCACAGGGACCGCAGCGGAAATACGGCAGCGTACCGGTCAAACGACACTCGACGCAGCGTTCGTGGAATTACTCCCGGAACAGGACCGGCAGGGCCACCATACGCTTGTGATTCCGCCACGAAAGCCGAATGCGGAGGTGGCGATTGAAGCGCGTGACCTGACCCGGCGTTTCGGCAAATTTACCGCCGTCGATCATGTGACGTTGACCGTGGAGCGTGGGGAGATCTTCGGTTTTCTTGGATCGAACGGGTGCGGCAAGTCGACCACCATGAAGATGCTAACCGGACTTCTTCCGGCGACCGAAGGCACAGCACTGTTGTTCGGCAAATCGGTGAGCAGTGACATCGAAACCCGCCGCAATGTCGGATACATGTCTCAGGCGTTTTCGCTGTACACGGAGCTTACGGTCCGGCAGAACCTGGTACTTCATGCGCAGCTCTTTCACGTGCCTAAAGAGCAGATCGATGGGCGTGTGGATGAGATGGTGCAGCGTTTCGATCTGGCCTCGGTCATCGATCAACTTCCTGAAGGATTGCCCTTGGGAATTCGCCAACGCCTGTCGCTCGCGGTCGCAGTCATTCACAAACCTGCGATGCTGATCCTCGACGAGCCGACCTCTGGCGTCGATCCGGTAGCACGCGACACCTTCTGGGAGCTGATGCTGGACCTCTCCCGGAGTGATGGCGTGACGATCTTCATCTCGACGCACTTCATGAATGAGGCGGAGCGGTGTGACCGGATCTCGCTCATGCATGCGGGACGAATCCTGACCACCGGAACGCCCGCCGACTTGGTCGCAAAGAGCGGGCAAAAGACACTCGAGGACACATTCATCCTGTATCTCGAGCAGGCCCAGACTTCCGATGCAAAGCATGATGCCACTCCGGAGACTGCTACTCAACCAGCTCCAACGCAAGCTGGGAACAAAACGCGACAGCACAGGACCTTCAGCCTGCAGCGGTTGCTGAGTTACGCCTATCGAGAGGCGCTGGAACTGCGGCGCGATCCCATCCGCATGACCCTCGCTCTGGGCGGGACGCTGTTGCTCATGTTCATCATTGGTTACGGCATCAATATGGACGTCGACAACCTGACCTTTGCGGTGCTCGACCACGACCAGAGTGCAGCCAGCCAGGACTATGCGCTCAATCTCTCCGGCTCACGCTACTTCGTAGAAAAACCGCCGATTTCGGACTATCAGGAGATGGATCGACGGCTGCGCAGCGGCGAGCTGAGCCTGGCCATCGAGCTTCCGCCGAACTATGGACGCGATCTTCTCCGGGGCGCCCAGCCGGCGATCGGCGTGTGGCTCGATGGCTCCATGCCGCAGCGGGCCGAGACGGCCCTGGGCTATGTGCAGGGCATGCATGGGGACTATCTCTCCGACCTTGCGGTCCATCGCCTCGGCGCCAGCACGGCGGGTCTCTATTCTCTCGAAACAAGGTACCGCTACAACCCGGACGTGGAAAGCCTGATCGCGATGGTTCCCGCAGTGATCCCCCTGCTTTTGATCTTCATTCCGTCCATGCTGACGGCTCTTGGGGTCGTGCGTGAAAAGGAACTTGGGTCGATCCTCAATCTTTACACCACGCCAGTCACGAAGCTCGAGTTTCTACTTGGAAAGCAACTGCCGTACATCGTCGTTGGCATGATTAATTTCGTCCTTATGACCCTTATGGCAGTATTCCTGTTTCGTGTTCCAATCAATGGCAGCCTGCTCGCGCTTGCCACAGGCGCCGTCATCTATGTCACAGCGTCGACCGCCTTCGGTCTGCTCACCTCGACGCTTATGGAAAGCCAGATTGCAGCGATCTTTGGGACGGCTATGGGAACCCTACTGCCCGCAGTCCAGTTTGCGGGGCTGCTGAATCCTGTATCGTCTCTTTCCGGCTTCGGAGCATTCATCGGCCATATCTATCCCACCACACACTTTCTCACCATCTGCCGCGGTGCCTTTTCGAAGGGACTCTCCTTCTCCGATCTGTCTGGATCGTTCTTCGCCTTGCTTGCAACGATTCCGGTACTTACCATCGGCAGCGTCTTGCTGCTGAAGAAGCAGGGAGAGTAG
- a CDS encoding HlyD family efflux transporter periplasmic adaptor subunit produces MLIVAVLATAGYIAWLRLRPKTLGPAFASGNGRVEATELDIASKNAGRITEMLVNDGDFVTAGQVVARIDTDVLQAQLQQAKAEEAESRNAIEAALSVVGQHQSEVAAANAVVSQREAEQVSAEKTAERTRVLSEQHAASIQEYEDDMARQKGSAAAVLAAKAQAAASKATVTAANSQVLEARSHVDAAIATENRLKSEIADNELRAARSGRVQFRIAQPGEVVSPGGKVLSMVDLSDVYMTFFLPETVAGKVAMGSEVHIVLDAAPQYVIPATVSFVANVAQFTPKTVETESERQKLVFRIKARIDPDLLRKHITQVKSGLPGVAYVRVDPSVPWPDNLKTRITQ; encoded by the coding sequence GTGCTGATTGTTGCTGTGCTGGCTACTGCGGGATACATTGCATGGCTACGCCTGCGGCCGAAGACATTAGGTCCGGCCTTCGCGAGCGGGAACGGACGCGTGGAAGCCACCGAACTGGATATTGCGTCCAAGAATGCCGGACGCATTACCGAGATGCTGGTGAACGATGGTGACTTCGTCACCGCTGGCCAGGTGGTAGCCCGCATCGATACGGATGTCCTTCAGGCACAACTGCAGCAGGCAAAGGCGGAAGAAGCCGAGTCGCGGAACGCGATCGAGGCCGCGCTTTCGGTTGTCGGTCAGCATCAGAGCGAAGTCGCGGCCGCGAACGCTGTTGTCTCCCAGCGGGAGGCGGAGCAGGTCTCGGCCGAGAAGACCGCGGAACGCACCAGGGTTCTGTCCGAACAGCATGCGGCCTCCATCCAGGAGTACGAAGACGACATGGCTCGCCAGAAAGGAAGCGCGGCAGCTGTCCTTGCAGCCAAGGCGCAGGCCGCCGCTTCAAAGGCAACGGTCACCGCAGCGAACTCCCAGGTATTGGAAGCCCGCTCTCATGTGGACGCCGCTATCGCCACGGAGAATCGTCTGAAGTCAGAGATCGCGGACAACGAGCTGCGCGCTGCGCGGTCCGGAAGGGTCCAGTTCCGCATTGCCCAACCAGGTGAGGTCGTCTCCCCGGGCGGCAAAGTCCTCAGCATGGTCGATCTCAGCGATGTCTATATGACCTTCTTCCTGCCGGAGACGGTGGCCGGAAAGGTGGCGATGGGATCTGAAGTTCATATTGTGCTGGATGCTGCTCCGCAGTATGTCATCCCCGCCACCGTATCCTTTGTCGCCAATGTCGCTCAGTTCACACCAAAAACAGTCGAGACCGAAAGCGAGCGCCAAAAGCTTGTCTTCCGCATTAAGGCGAGGATCGATCCCGATCTGCTGCGCAAGCACATTACGCAGGTGAAGTCCGGCTTGCCCGGAGTTGCCTACGTTCGCGTGGATCCCTCTGTGCCTTGGCCTGACAACCTGAAGACAAGGATCACCCAATAA